The Candidatus Aminicenantes bacterium genome includes the window GTAAACTCTTTAGATTACTTTGGTAAAAAAGTGTTCAGCCATGATACTTCCAACTACAAAGTGATCAAGAGAGATCAGTTCGGATATCCATCTAATCATATCGAAGAAGGGTCAATAGGGCTATTGGAACACTGTGACAAGGGAATCGTCAGCCCAATCTATGTTGTTTTTGAAGTTGACCAAGATGTGGTTTGCCCGAATTATTTATTCATGCTTTTAAAAACATCTATCTATAAACACATTTTCAGGGTAAGTACGAGCTCATCTGTAGACCGGAGAGGCAGTTTACGTTGGGGTGAATTCTCGAAAATAAAAATACTTATTCCGCCACTTGAAGAACAGATCAAGATTGTTGAAACAGTTCTGGATCTAAAAAATGAGATTACTTTCCTCTGCCAGTTAGCCGAAAGATATAGAGTACAGAAGCGGGGATTAATGCAGAAACTCTTGACCGGGGAATGGCGGGTAAAACCGGACATCGTCAACCAATATATGGAGGCATAATCATGGCGAAAGGTAAGAATCAACACGTTGTAAAACATCCTGAGGGATGGGCGGTAAAAGGGGAAGGAAACACAAGAGCAACCAGGGTGACTCAGACCCAAGTGGAGGCTATTGAAGTTGCGGAAAATATTGCCAAGAATCAGCAGTCAGACACGAAAATCCATGGCAGGAATGGAAGGATCAGATCAGGAAACAGTTATGGCAATGATCCTTACCCACCTAAGGATCGAAAATAAGGAGGGTAAATGGCTAGAAGAAGAAGAAAAATTGCAATAATTTATGATTTTGATGGCACACTTTCTCCAGGCAATATGCAGGAGTATGACTTTTTTCCAAAACTGAATGTAGAACCAAAAGACTTTTGGGCTGCAGTTAAAAAACGTGCTAAAGATAATAATGCTGATGAGATTCTATCCTACATGACACTAATGCTTGAAAGGGCAACTTCCGAAAGTGGATTTGCATCACTAAGGAATCCTTTAAAACCTATGGAGGGCGAGTAAGTTTATTTAGTGCAGTTGACACTTGGTTTTCAAGGATCGACAAATATATAAAAGAAATGAACTTGAATCCTCAGCACTTTATTCTGTCCTCAGGAATCAAAGAGATGGTTGAGGGTACAACCATTGCTTCAAATTTCAAAGAAATCTTTGCGTCCTCTTTTATATACGATCAGCATGGTATCGCAATCTCACCCGGCGTTGCCATTAATTATACTACAAAGACTCAATTCCTTTTCAGGATTAATAAAGGTGTTCTTAATGTGTGGGACAATGCAAGAATAAACGAATTTGTACAGAAAAGAGAGCGTGATATCCCTTTCGAACACATGATTTATGTTGGGGATGGATTGACTGATGTTCCGTGCATGAAACTTGTTAAGGAACTGGGAGGTCATTCAATCGCTGTTTATGCACCGAGAAAAAGAAATGCGAAAGAGAAGGCAATCAAATTAATGAAAGACGAGAGGGTAAGCCTTGTTGCGCCTGCTGATTACAGCGAGGGAAAGTTGCTTGACCTACAAATAAAAGCAATCATTAGAAAGATTCATGCTGATCTGGAATTGGAACGTTTTGAAGAAGAGTCGATGAAGTGATTAGTTTCAAAGGATTCTAGTCTTATGTGGAATTTAAGAAGCGGAGAAAGACTGAATGAGTGAGTTTCAGGTTAGTGAGAAGGGGGTTTCACAGGTGCCGGCGTTGCAGGTGCTGATCAACCTGGGATATGAGTACCTGTCTCCCACCGACGCCCTCTGGGAACGCCAGGACAACCCGTCAAACATCATCCTGGAAAACATCCTGCGGAACCAGCTCAAAAAGATCAACCGCATTCAGCACAAGGGACAGGAATACCTCTTCAGTGAAGAGAACATCCAATCCGCCATTTTGCAACTCAAGAACATTCAATACGACGGCCTGCAAAAAACCAATGAAGCCGTATACGATCTCCTTACCCTGGGCACCGCCCTGGAACAGACCGCCGGCATGGATACCCGCAGCTTTACCCTGAACTATATCGACTGGGAAAATCCCGAACGGAACGTGTACCACGTTTCTCCGGAATTCAGCGTTGAACGAACCCGTTCCGTTGAAACCGCGCGTCCGGACCTGGTGCTTTTCGTCAACGGGATTCCCCTGGTAGTCATCGAGTGCAAGTCTCCTCAAACGGACATCGAACAAGCGGTTTCCCAGTCGATCCGCAATCAGAAAGACGAGTATATTCCCAGGCTTTTCATATACTCCCAATTACTCCTGGCAACCAACAAAAACGCCGCCAAGTACGCCACCGCGGGAACTGGGGCGAAATTCTGGGGGGTCTGGCGGGAACACAAGGTGACGGAAGCGGAAGAGCGGAAAATCAAGGATATCGTCAGCCGACCACTGAGTGAAGATGCTGGGCAACAGCTTATGGATTTTGTCGGGCACGGCTATCCGCGGAACGGCCAGGATCGTCTGGTCACGGAACAGGATCGCGCTCTGTATTACCTTTGCCGCCCCGAAAGATTATTGGAGCTGGCATACAAATTCACTCTATTTGACAATGGTCAGAAGAAATTGGCCCGCTACCAGCAGTACTTTGTGG containing:
- a CDS encoding restriction endonuclease subunit S, which translates into the protein YEFQLPPLPEQKAIAALLSTWDEATEKTEKLIQAKERWLRRTMQSLLFGHSRIGGSKRNSIEGHFFNYPADWMYKEIGSVAHEVSFRNGNKHEIVLSCSKHSGFVNSLDYFGKKVFSHDTSNYKVIKRDQFGYPSNHIEEGSIGLLEHCDKGIVSPIYVVFEVDQDVVCPNYLFMLLKTSIYKHIFRVSTSSSVDRRGSLRWGEFSKIKILIPPLEEQIKIVETVLDLKNEITFLCQLAERYRVQKRGLMQKLLTGEWRVKPDIVNQYMEA
- a CDS encoding DUF2188 domain-containing protein; the encoded protein is MAKGKNQHVVKHPEGWAVKGEGNTRATRVTQTQVEAIEVAENIAKNQQSDTKIHGRNGRIRSGNSYGNDPYPPKDRK